CGCCAGCCGGCTTGCTTAAGAACTCGGCTGATAGCTCTGTCTCTCGACCTATTGCGGCTGATTTTCGGTTCCCAGTAAGTTTGTCTGGATTTCGGCATGCGACAGTGCCAGCGGCAGCCGTGCCAGAAGCAACCATCGACGAAGACGGCGATATGTTCGCGACGAAAGACGAAATCGGGTTTGCCCGGGAGCGATAGACCTCGGCGCCAGCCGGTAATACCGCGTTCACGGAAGAGAGAGACAAGCCGCAATTCCGTCGCTCGATTGCCTCGTGAAGGGATCGAGGCCATGACCTCCGAGCGCTTCTGCTTGGTAAGGCTATCTGTCACGGGGTTGTCTTCTCTTCTGTCCAACTATGCTTACGTCGATCCGCATGAGAGCCGGATTTGCCAATTTTTATCCGTATCACATGCTACCCCTGTTCGTGAAGGATACGCCCTGCTTGTCGTTGTTTCAACGAGTTGCGACTGAGGGTACTGTCCCAATTAGGACACTTCACCACAAGCCATGACAGCTTGCGTGTTGCAACGGACGTAATTCGAATGTCTGATTAGGACAGTTGGCATGACACATGAAGACGCAGGAGTGGGCACGAGA
The Fimbriimonadaceae bacterium genome window above contains:
- a CDS encoding very short patch repair endonuclease — its product is MTDSLTKQKRSEVMASIPSRGNRATELRLVSLFRERGITGWRRGLSLPGKPDFVFRREHIAVFVDGCFWHGCRWHCRMPKSRQTYWEPKISRNRSRDRAISRVLKQAGWRVHRIWEHSLAQPDAVIVKLRLVLRRAARQGTKAT